The following coding sequences are from one Macaca nemestrina isolate mMacNem1 chromosome 1, mMacNem.hap1, whole genome shotgun sequence window:
- the LOC105497980 gene encoding pre-B-cell leukemia transcription factor-interacting protein 1 isoform X2, with protein sequence MASCPDSDNSWVLAGSESLPVETLGPASRMDPESERALQAPHSPSKADGEELAGTMDGEGTLFQTESPQSGSILTEEAEVKDTLEDDVCGVESPGPGDTVVQGDLQETTVVTGLGPDTQDLEGQSPPQNLPSTPKAAWIREEGRCSSSEDDTDVDVEGLRRRRGREAGAPQPLVPLAVETQAGGEGAGGELGISLNMCLLGALVLLGLGVLLFSGGLSESETGPMEEVELQVLPDTGSDPELLDAVGDRQDGLREQLQSSVPPDRVPSLQNMGLLLDKLAKENQDIRLLQAQLQAQKEELQSLMHQPKGLEEENAQLWGALQQGEAFQRALESELQQLRARLQGLEADCVRGMDGVCLSGGRGPQGDKAIKEQGPREQEPELSFLKQKEQLEAEAQALRQELERQRRLLGSVQQDLERSLKDAGHGDPAHAGLAELGHRLAQKLQSLENWGQDPGVSANASEAWHQKPHFQNSREWSGKEKWWDGQRDRKAEHWNHKKEESGRERKKNRGGQEDRELAGRWKEGRPRVEWGSKKEGKRQGLKEPPRKSGSFHSSGEKQKQPRWREGAKDSHDPLPSWAELLRPKYRAPQGCSGVAECARQEGLTFFGTELAPVRQQELASLLRTYLARLPWAGQLTKELPLSPAFFGEDGVFRHDRLRFRDFVDALEDSLEEVAVQQTGDDDEVDDFEDFIFSHFFGDKALKKRSGKKDKHSQSPRAAGPTEGHSHSRHHHHQHHRG encoded by the exons ATGGCCTCCTGCCCAGACTCTGATAATAGCTGGGTGCTTGCTGGCTCCGAG AGCCTACCCGTGGAGACGCTGGGCCCGGCATCTAGGATGGACCCAGAATCTGAGAGAGCCCTACAGGCCCCTCACAGCCCCTCCAAGGCAGATGGGGAAGAATTAGCTGGGACCATGGATGGAGAAG GGACACTCTTCCAGACTGAAAGCCCTCAGTCTGGCAGCATTCTAacagaggaggctgaggtcaAG GACACCCTGGAAGATGATGTTTGTGGTGTGGAGTCTCCTGGTCCCGGAGACACAGTAGTCCAGGGAGACCTGCAGGAGACCACCGTGGTGACAGGCCTGGGACCAGACACACAGGACCTGGAAGGCCAGAGCCCTCCACAGAACCTGCCTTCAACCCCCAAAGCAG CTTGGATCAGAGAGGAGGGCCGCTGCTCCAGCAGTGAGGATGACACCGACGTGGACGTGGAGGGTCTGCGGAGACGGCGGGGCCGGGAGGCCGGCGCACCTCAGCCCTTGGTGCCCCTGGCTGTGGAGACCCAGGCCGGGGGGGAGGGTGCAGGCGGGGAGCTGGGCATCTCCCTCAACATGTGCCTCCTCGGGGCCCTGGTTCTGCTGGGCCTGGGGGTCCTCCTCTTCTCGG GTGGCCTCTCAGAGTCTGAGACTG GGCCCATGGAGGAAGTGGAGCTGCAGGTCCTCCCGGACACTGGGTCAGACCCTGAGCTGCTGGATGCTGTGGGGGACAGGCAG GATGGGCTAAGGGAACAGCTGCAGTCCTCAGTGCCTCCTGACCGTGTCCCCAGCCTGCAGAACATGGGTCTTCTGCTGGACAAGCTGGCCAAGGAGAACCAGGACATCCGGCTACTGCAGGCCCAGCTGCAG GCCCAGAAGGAAGAGCTTCAGAGCCTGATGCACCAGCCCAAAGGGCTAGAGGAGGAGAACGCCCAGCTCTGGGGCGCTCTGCAGCAGGGCGAAGCCTTCCAGCgggctctggagtcagagctGCAGCAGCTGCGGGCCCGGCTCCAGGGGCTGGAGGCCGACTGTGTCCGGGGCATGGATGGAGTGTGCCTCAGTGGGGGTAGAGGCCCACAGGGTGACAAGGCCATCAAGGAGCAAGGCCCCAGGGAGCAGGAGCCAGAACTCAGCTTCCTGAAGCAGAAGGAacagctggaggctgaggcacaggcaTTAAGGCAAGAGTTGGAGAGGCAGCGACGGCTGCTGGGGTCTGTACAGCAGGACCTGGAGAGGAGCTTGAAGGATGCCGGCCATGGGGACCCAGCTCACGCTGGCTTGGCTGAGCTGGGTCACAGATTGGCCCAGAAACTGCAGAGCCTGGAGAACTGGGGCCAGGACCCTGGGGTCTCTGCCAATGCCTCAGAGGCCTGGCACCAGAAGCCCCACTTCCAGAATTCCAGGGAGTGGAGTGGAAAGGAAAAGTGGTGGGATGGGCAGAGGGACCGGAAAGCTGAGCACTGGAACCATAAGAAGGAAGAATCTGGCCGGGAACGGAAGAAGAATAGGGGAGGTCAGGAGGACAGGGAGCTGGCAGGAAGGTGGAAGGAGGGCAGGCCAAGGGTGGAGTGGGGGAGCAAGAAGGAGGGCAAGCGACAGGGCCTGAAGGAACCCCCAAGGAAAAGTGGTAGCTTCCACTCCTCTGGAGAAAAGCAGAAGCAACCTCGGTGGAGGGAAGGGGCTAAGGACAGCCATGACCCCCTGCCATCCTGGGCAGAGCTGTTGAGGCCCAAGTACCGGGCACCCCAGGGCTGCTCAGGTGTGGCTGAGTGTGCCCGGCAGGAGGGCCTGACTTTCTTCGGCACAGAGCTAGCCCCAGTGCGGCAACAGGAGCTGGCCTCTCTGCTAAGAACATACCTGGCACGGCTGCCCTGGGCTGGGCAGCTGACCAAGGAGCTACCCCTCTCGCCTGCTTTCTTTGGTGAGGATGGCGTCTTCCGTCATGACCGCCTCCGCTTCCGGGATTTTGTGGATGCCCTGGAGGACAGCTTGGAGGAGGTGGCTGTGCAACAGACAGGTGATGATGATGAAGTAGATGACTTTGAGGACTTCATCTTCAGCCACTTCTTTGGAGACAAAGCACTGAAGAAGAG GTCAGGGAAGAAGGACAAGCACTCACAGAGCCCAAGAGCTGCGGGGCCCACGGAGGGACACAGCCAtagccgccaccaccaccaccagcaccaccggGGCTGA
- the LOC105497980 gene encoding pre-B-cell leukemia transcription factor-interacting protein 1 isoform X1: protein MALWILRNACQGVLLDLVQVAATAASGTSATMASCPDSDNSWVLAGSESLPVETLGPASRMDPESERALQAPHSPSKADGEELAGTMDGEGTLFQTESPQSGSILTEEAEVKDTLEDDVCGVESPGPGDTVVQGDLQETTVVTGLGPDTQDLEGQSPPQNLPSTPKAAWIREEGRCSSSEDDTDVDVEGLRRRRGREAGAPQPLVPLAVETQAGGEGAGGELGISLNMCLLGALVLLGLGVLLFSGGLSESETGPMEEVELQVLPDTGSDPELLDAVGDRQDGLREQLQSSVPPDRVPSLQNMGLLLDKLAKENQDIRLLQAQLQAQKEELQSLMHQPKGLEEENAQLWGALQQGEAFQRALESELQQLRARLQGLEADCVRGMDGVCLSGGRGPQGDKAIKEQGPREQEPELSFLKQKEQLEAEAQALRQELERQRRLLGSVQQDLERSLKDAGHGDPAHAGLAELGHRLAQKLQSLENWGQDPGVSANASEAWHQKPHFQNSREWSGKEKWWDGQRDRKAEHWNHKKEESGRERKKNRGGQEDRELAGRWKEGRPRVEWGSKKEGKRQGLKEPPRKSGSFHSSGEKQKQPRWREGAKDSHDPLPSWAELLRPKYRAPQGCSGVAECARQEGLTFFGTELAPVRQQELASLLRTYLARLPWAGQLTKELPLSPAFFGEDGVFRHDRLRFRDFVDALEDSLEEVAVQQTGDDDEVDDFEDFIFSHFFGDKALKKRSGKKDKHSQSPRAAGPTEGHSHSRHHHHQHHRG from the exons ATGGCTCTATGGATACTTAGAAATGCATGCCAGGGTGTCCTTTTGGACTTGGTA CAGGTGGCAGCCACAGCAGCCTCAGGGACCTCAGCAACTATGGCCTCCTGCCCAGACTCTGATAATAGCTGGGTGCTTGCTGGCTCCGAG AGCCTACCCGTGGAGACGCTGGGCCCGGCATCTAGGATGGACCCAGAATCTGAGAGAGCCCTACAGGCCCCTCACAGCCCCTCCAAGGCAGATGGGGAAGAATTAGCTGGGACCATGGATGGAGAAG GGACACTCTTCCAGACTGAAAGCCCTCAGTCTGGCAGCATTCTAacagaggaggctgaggtcaAG GACACCCTGGAAGATGATGTTTGTGGTGTGGAGTCTCCTGGTCCCGGAGACACAGTAGTCCAGGGAGACCTGCAGGAGACCACCGTGGTGACAGGCCTGGGACCAGACACACAGGACCTGGAAGGCCAGAGCCCTCCACAGAACCTGCCTTCAACCCCCAAAGCAG CTTGGATCAGAGAGGAGGGCCGCTGCTCCAGCAGTGAGGATGACACCGACGTGGACGTGGAGGGTCTGCGGAGACGGCGGGGCCGGGAGGCCGGCGCACCTCAGCCCTTGGTGCCCCTGGCTGTGGAGACCCAGGCCGGGGGGGAGGGTGCAGGCGGGGAGCTGGGCATCTCCCTCAACATGTGCCTCCTCGGGGCCCTGGTTCTGCTGGGCCTGGGGGTCCTCCTCTTCTCGG GTGGCCTCTCAGAGTCTGAGACTG GGCCCATGGAGGAAGTGGAGCTGCAGGTCCTCCCGGACACTGGGTCAGACCCTGAGCTGCTGGATGCTGTGGGGGACAGGCAG GATGGGCTAAGGGAACAGCTGCAGTCCTCAGTGCCTCCTGACCGTGTCCCCAGCCTGCAGAACATGGGTCTTCTGCTGGACAAGCTGGCCAAGGAGAACCAGGACATCCGGCTACTGCAGGCCCAGCTGCAG GCCCAGAAGGAAGAGCTTCAGAGCCTGATGCACCAGCCCAAAGGGCTAGAGGAGGAGAACGCCCAGCTCTGGGGCGCTCTGCAGCAGGGCGAAGCCTTCCAGCgggctctggagtcagagctGCAGCAGCTGCGGGCCCGGCTCCAGGGGCTGGAGGCCGACTGTGTCCGGGGCATGGATGGAGTGTGCCTCAGTGGGGGTAGAGGCCCACAGGGTGACAAGGCCATCAAGGAGCAAGGCCCCAGGGAGCAGGAGCCAGAACTCAGCTTCCTGAAGCAGAAGGAacagctggaggctgaggcacaggcaTTAAGGCAAGAGTTGGAGAGGCAGCGACGGCTGCTGGGGTCTGTACAGCAGGACCTGGAGAGGAGCTTGAAGGATGCCGGCCATGGGGACCCAGCTCACGCTGGCTTGGCTGAGCTGGGTCACAGATTGGCCCAGAAACTGCAGAGCCTGGAGAACTGGGGCCAGGACCCTGGGGTCTCTGCCAATGCCTCAGAGGCCTGGCACCAGAAGCCCCACTTCCAGAATTCCAGGGAGTGGAGTGGAAAGGAAAAGTGGTGGGATGGGCAGAGGGACCGGAAAGCTGAGCACTGGAACCATAAGAAGGAAGAATCTGGCCGGGAACGGAAGAAGAATAGGGGAGGTCAGGAGGACAGGGAGCTGGCAGGAAGGTGGAAGGAGGGCAGGCCAAGGGTGGAGTGGGGGAGCAAGAAGGAGGGCAAGCGACAGGGCCTGAAGGAACCCCCAAGGAAAAGTGGTAGCTTCCACTCCTCTGGAGAAAAGCAGAAGCAACCTCGGTGGAGGGAAGGGGCTAAGGACAGCCATGACCCCCTGCCATCCTGGGCAGAGCTGTTGAGGCCCAAGTACCGGGCACCCCAGGGCTGCTCAGGTGTGGCTGAGTGTGCCCGGCAGGAGGGCCTGACTTTCTTCGGCACAGAGCTAGCCCCAGTGCGGCAACAGGAGCTGGCCTCTCTGCTAAGAACATACCTGGCACGGCTGCCCTGGGCTGGGCAGCTGACCAAGGAGCTACCCCTCTCGCCTGCTTTCTTTGGTGAGGATGGCGTCTTCCGTCATGACCGCCTCCGCTTCCGGGATTTTGTGGATGCCCTGGAGGACAGCTTGGAGGAGGTGGCTGTGCAACAGACAGGTGATGATGATGAAGTAGATGACTTTGAGGACTTCATCTTCAGCCACTTCTTTGGAGACAAAGCACTGAAGAAGAG GTCAGGGAAGAAGGACAAGCACTCACAGAGCCCAAGAGCTGCGGGGCCCACGGAGGGACACAGCCAtagccgccaccaccaccaccagcaccaccggGGCTGA
- the LOC105497980 gene encoding pre-B-cell leukemia transcription factor-interacting protein 1 isoform X4: MDPESERALQAPHSPSKADGEELAGTMDGEGTLFQTESPQSGSILTEEAEVKDTLEDDVCGVESPGPGDTVVQGDLQETTVVTGLGPDTQDLEGQSPPQNLPSTPKAAWIREEGRCSSSEDDTDVDVEGLRRRRGREAGAPQPLVPLAVETQAGGEGAGGELGISLNMCLLGALVLLGLGVLLFSGGLSESETGPMEEVELQVLPDTGSDPELLDAVGDRQDGLREQLQSSVPPDRVPSLQNMGLLLDKLAKENQDIRLLQAQLQAQKEELQSLMHQPKGLEEENAQLWGALQQGEAFQRALESELQQLRARLQGLEADCVRGMDGVCLSGGRGPQGDKAIKEQGPREQEPELSFLKQKEQLEAEAQALRQELERQRRLLGSVQQDLERSLKDAGHGDPAHAGLAELGHRLAQKLQSLENWGQDPGVSANASEAWHQKPHFQNSREWSGKEKWWDGQRDRKAEHWNHKKEESGRERKKNRGGQEDRELAGRWKEGRPRVEWGSKKEGKRQGLKEPPRKSGSFHSSGEKQKQPRWREGAKDSHDPLPSWAELLRPKYRAPQGCSGVAECARQEGLTFFGTELAPVRQQELASLLRTYLARLPWAGQLTKELPLSPAFFGEDGVFRHDRLRFRDFVDALEDSLEEVAVQQTGDDDEVDDFEDFIFSHFFGDKALKKRSGKKDKHSQSPRAAGPTEGHSHSRHHHHQHHRG, encoded by the exons ATGGACCCAGAATCTGAGAGAGCCCTACAGGCCCCTCACAGCCCCTCCAAGGCAGATGGGGAAGAATTAGCTGGGACCATGGATGGAGAAG GGACACTCTTCCAGACTGAAAGCCCTCAGTCTGGCAGCATTCTAacagaggaggctgaggtcaAG GACACCCTGGAAGATGATGTTTGTGGTGTGGAGTCTCCTGGTCCCGGAGACACAGTAGTCCAGGGAGACCTGCAGGAGACCACCGTGGTGACAGGCCTGGGACCAGACACACAGGACCTGGAAGGCCAGAGCCCTCCACAGAACCTGCCTTCAACCCCCAAAGCAG CTTGGATCAGAGAGGAGGGCCGCTGCTCCAGCAGTGAGGATGACACCGACGTGGACGTGGAGGGTCTGCGGAGACGGCGGGGCCGGGAGGCCGGCGCACCTCAGCCCTTGGTGCCCCTGGCTGTGGAGACCCAGGCCGGGGGGGAGGGTGCAGGCGGGGAGCTGGGCATCTCCCTCAACATGTGCCTCCTCGGGGCCCTGGTTCTGCTGGGCCTGGGGGTCCTCCTCTTCTCGG GTGGCCTCTCAGAGTCTGAGACTG GGCCCATGGAGGAAGTGGAGCTGCAGGTCCTCCCGGACACTGGGTCAGACCCTGAGCTGCTGGATGCTGTGGGGGACAGGCAG GATGGGCTAAGGGAACAGCTGCAGTCCTCAGTGCCTCCTGACCGTGTCCCCAGCCTGCAGAACATGGGTCTTCTGCTGGACAAGCTGGCCAAGGAGAACCAGGACATCCGGCTACTGCAGGCCCAGCTGCAG GCCCAGAAGGAAGAGCTTCAGAGCCTGATGCACCAGCCCAAAGGGCTAGAGGAGGAGAACGCCCAGCTCTGGGGCGCTCTGCAGCAGGGCGAAGCCTTCCAGCgggctctggagtcagagctGCAGCAGCTGCGGGCCCGGCTCCAGGGGCTGGAGGCCGACTGTGTCCGGGGCATGGATGGAGTGTGCCTCAGTGGGGGTAGAGGCCCACAGGGTGACAAGGCCATCAAGGAGCAAGGCCCCAGGGAGCAGGAGCCAGAACTCAGCTTCCTGAAGCAGAAGGAacagctggaggctgaggcacaggcaTTAAGGCAAGAGTTGGAGAGGCAGCGACGGCTGCTGGGGTCTGTACAGCAGGACCTGGAGAGGAGCTTGAAGGATGCCGGCCATGGGGACCCAGCTCACGCTGGCTTGGCTGAGCTGGGTCACAGATTGGCCCAGAAACTGCAGAGCCTGGAGAACTGGGGCCAGGACCCTGGGGTCTCTGCCAATGCCTCAGAGGCCTGGCACCAGAAGCCCCACTTCCAGAATTCCAGGGAGTGGAGTGGAAAGGAAAAGTGGTGGGATGGGCAGAGGGACCGGAAAGCTGAGCACTGGAACCATAAGAAGGAAGAATCTGGCCGGGAACGGAAGAAGAATAGGGGAGGTCAGGAGGACAGGGAGCTGGCAGGAAGGTGGAAGGAGGGCAGGCCAAGGGTGGAGTGGGGGAGCAAGAAGGAGGGCAAGCGACAGGGCCTGAAGGAACCCCCAAGGAAAAGTGGTAGCTTCCACTCCTCTGGAGAAAAGCAGAAGCAACCTCGGTGGAGGGAAGGGGCTAAGGACAGCCATGACCCCCTGCCATCCTGGGCAGAGCTGTTGAGGCCCAAGTACCGGGCACCCCAGGGCTGCTCAGGTGTGGCTGAGTGTGCCCGGCAGGAGGGCCTGACTTTCTTCGGCACAGAGCTAGCCCCAGTGCGGCAACAGGAGCTGGCCTCTCTGCTAAGAACATACCTGGCACGGCTGCCCTGGGCTGGGCAGCTGACCAAGGAGCTACCCCTCTCGCCTGCTTTCTTTGGTGAGGATGGCGTCTTCCGTCATGACCGCCTCCGCTTCCGGGATTTTGTGGATGCCCTGGAGGACAGCTTGGAGGAGGTGGCTGTGCAACAGACAGGTGATGATGATGAAGTAGATGACTTTGAGGACTTCATCTTCAGCCACTTCTTTGGAGACAAAGCACTGAAGAAGAG GTCAGGGAAGAAGGACAAGCACTCACAGAGCCCAAGAGCTGCGGGGCCCACGGAGGGACACAGCCAtagccgccaccaccaccaccagcaccaccggGGCTGA
- the LOC105497980 gene encoding pre-B-cell leukemia transcription factor-interacting protein 1 isoform X3, with product MKEGTSSSLPVETLGPASRMDPESERALQAPHSPSKADGEELAGTMDGEGTLFQTESPQSGSILTEEAEVKDTLEDDVCGVESPGPGDTVVQGDLQETTVVTGLGPDTQDLEGQSPPQNLPSTPKAAWIREEGRCSSSEDDTDVDVEGLRRRRGREAGAPQPLVPLAVETQAGGEGAGGELGISLNMCLLGALVLLGLGVLLFSGGLSESETGPMEEVELQVLPDTGSDPELLDAVGDRQDGLREQLQSSVPPDRVPSLQNMGLLLDKLAKENQDIRLLQAQLQAQKEELQSLMHQPKGLEEENAQLWGALQQGEAFQRALESELQQLRARLQGLEADCVRGMDGVCLSGGRGPQGDKAIKEQGPREQEPELSFLKQKEQLEAEAQALRQELERQRRLLGSVQQDLERSLKDAGHGDPAHAGLAELGHRLAQKLQSLENWGQDPGVSANASEAWHQKPHFQNSREWSGKEKWWDGQRDRKAEHWNHKKEESGRERKKNRGGQEDRELAGRWKEGRPRVEWGSKKEGKRQGLKEPPRKSGSFHSSGEKQKQPRWREGAKDSHDPLPSWAELLRPKYRAPQGCSGVAECARQEGLTFFGTELAPVRQQELASLLRTYLARLPWAGQLTKELPLSPAFFGEDGVFRHDRLRFRDFVDALEDSLEEVAVQQTGDDDEVDDFEDFIFSHFFGDKALKKRSGKKDKHSQSPRAAGPTEGHSHSRHHHHQHHRG from the exons ATGAAAGAAGGGACCAGTTCG AGCCTACCCGTGGAGACGCTGGGCCCGGCATCTAGGATGGACCCAGAATCTGAGAGAGCCCTACAGGCCCCTCACAGCCCCTCCAAGGCAGATGGGGAAGAATTAGCTGGGACCATGGATGGAGAAG GGACACTCTTCCAGACTGAAAGCCCTCAGTCTGGCAGCATTCTAacagaggaggctgaggtcaAG GACACCCTGGAAGATGATGTTTGTGGTGTGGAGTCTCCTGGTCCCGGAGACACAGTAGTCCAGGGAGACCTGCAGGAGACCACCGTGGTGACAGGCCTGGGACCAGACACACAGGACCTGGAAGGCCAGAGCCCTCCACAGAACCTGCCTTCAACCCCCAAAGCAG CTTGGATCAGAGAGGAGGGCCGCTGCTCCAGCAGTGAGGATGACACCGACGTGGACGTGGAGGGTCTGCGGAGACGGCGGGGCCGGGAGGCCGGCGCACCTCAGCCCTTGGTGCCCCTGGCTGTGGAGACCCAGGCCGGGGGGGAGGGTGCAGGCGGGGAGCTGGGCATCTCCCTCAACATGTGCCTCCTCGGGGCCCTGGTTCTGCTGGGCCTGGGGGTCCTCCTCTTCTCGG GTGGCCTCTCAGAGTCTGAGACTG GGCCCATGGAGGAAGTGGAGCTGCAGGTCCTCCCGGACACTGGGTCAGACCCTGAGCTGCTGGATGCTGTGGGGGACAGGCAG GATGGGCTAAGGGAACAGCTGCAGTCCTCAGTGCCTCCTGACCGTGTCCCCAGCCTGCAGAACATGGGTCTTCTGCTGGACAAGCTGGCCAAGGAGAACCAGGACATCCGGCTACTGCAGGCCCAGCTGCAG GCCCAGAAGGAAGAGCTTCAGAGCCTGATGCACCAGCCCAAAGGGCTAGAGGAGGAGAACGCCCAGCTCTGGGGCGCTCTGCAGCAGGGCGAAGCCTTCCAGCgggctctggagtcagagctGCAGCAGCTGCGGGCCCGGCTCCAGGGGCTGGAGGCCGACTGTGTCCGGGGCATGGATGGAGTGTGCCTCAGTGGGGGTAGAGGCCCACAGGGTGACAAGGCCATCAAGGAGCAAGGCCCCAGGGAGCAGGAGCCAGAACTCAGCTTCCTGAAGCAGAAGGAacagctggaggctgaggcacaggcaTTAAGGCAAGAGTTGGAGAGGCAGCGACGGCTGCTGGGGTCTGTACAGCAGGACCTGGAGAGGAGCTTGAAGGATGCCGGCCATGGGGACCCAGCTCACGCTGGCTTGGCTGAGCTGGGTCACAGATTGGCCCAGAAACTGCAGAGCCTGGAGAACTGGGGCCAGGACCCTGGGGTCTCTGCCAATGCCTCAGAGGCCTGGCACCAGAAGCCCCACTTCCAGAATTCCAGGGAGTGGAGTGGAAAGGAAAAGTGGTGGGATGGGCAGAGGGACCGGAAAGCTGAGCACTGGAACCATAAGAAGGAAGAATCTGGCCGGGAACGGAAGAAGAATAGGGGAGGTCAGGAGGACAGGGAGCTGGCAGGAAGGTGGAAGGAGGGCAGGCCAAGGGTGGAGTGGGGGAGCAAGAAGGAGGGCAAGCGACAGGGCCTGAAGGAACCCCCAAGGAAAAGTGGTAGCTTCCACTCCTCTGGAGAAAAGCAGAAGCAACCTCGGTGGAGGGAAGGGGCTAAGGACAGCCATGACCCCCTGCCATCCTGGGCAGAGCTGTTGAGGCCCAAGTACCGGGCACCCCAGGGCTGCTCAGGTGTGGCTGAGTGTGCCCGGCAGGAGGGCCTGACTTTCTTCGGCACAGAGCTAGCCCCAGTGCGGCAACAGGAGCTGGCCTCTCTGCTAAGAACATACCTGGCACGGCTGCCCTGGGCTGGGCAGCTGACCAAGGAGCTACCCCTCTCGCCTGCTTTCTTTGGTGAGGATGGCGTCTTCCGTCATGACCGCCTCCGCTTCCGGGATTTTGTGGATGCCCTGGAGGACAGCTTGGAGGAGGTGGCTGTGCAACAGACAGGTGATGATGATGAAGTAGATGACTTTGAGGACTTCATCTTCAGCCACTTCTTTGGAGACAAAGCACTGAAGAAGAG GTCAGGGAAGAAGGACAAGCACTCACAGAGCCCAAGAGCTGCGGGGCCCACGGAGGGACACAGCCAtagccgccaccaccaccaccagcaccaccggGGCTGA